In the genome of Opitutia bacterium KCR 482, one region contains:
- a CDS encoding DHH family phosphoesterase, which translates to MSLLFPEYAEEFRALLDAARGRKIAVAGHMRPDGDCISSQFAAADFLRQAGAAVVVCVNQNKVPYLYENFAVGETMLDAETFDDASFDIMTVDCADYARTNLSLCKRFPEPLACIDHHATNRPSAKINIIDAKAGATAELIGGLALDAGLEISKETANRLYMGIVMDTRQFTTTSTRTKTFEIATSLVKAGADAAWVAIQLYQREKFAKLKLLASYLQTLTMHFDGRVCIGLLPEGVYEKTGAEKADSDGLVDYARSVDGVDIAVLLEDMKNGVKGSLRAKTPEYKVNEIAAHFGGGGHLAAAGFTAEGETINTFYPKLLNLIEASLQNADRSK; encoded by the coding sequence ATGAGCCTACTCTTCCCCGAATACGCCGAAGAATTCAGGGCGCTGCTGGACGCCGCCCGCGGCAGGAAAATCGCGGTCGCGGGACACATGCGCCCAGACGGCGACTGCATTTCCTCGCAATTTGCCGCCGCCGACTTTCTGCGGCAGGCGGGCGCAGCGGTTGTCGTGTGCGTGAACCAAAACAAAGTACCCTACCTCTACGAAAATTTCGCGGTCGGCGAAACAATGCTCGACGCCGAAACTTTCGACGACGCGTCCTTCGACATCATGACGGTAGACTGCGCCGACTACGCGCGGACAAACCTCTCGCTCTGCAAACGCTTCCCCGAACCGCTGGCGTGCATAGACCACCACGCGACAAACCGCCCGTCGGCAAAAATCAACATAATCGACGCAAAGGCGGGGGCGACTGCCGAGCTTATCGGCGGCCTTGCGCTCGACGCGGGGCTTGAAATCTCCAAAGAGACCGCAAACAGGCTCTACATGGGAATTGTCATGGACACGCGGCAGTTCACGACAACATCGACGCGCACAAAAACTTTCGAAATCGCGACGTCGCTCGTCAAGGCGGGCGCGGACGCGGCGTGGGTCGCAATACAGCTCTACCAGCGCGAGAAATTCGCAAAACTCAAACTTTTGGCGTCGTACCTCCAAACGCTCACAATGCACTTCGACGGGCGCGTCTGCATAGGGCTGTTGCCCGAAGGCGTCTACGAAAAAACGGGCGCGGAAAAGGCGGACAGCGACGGACTTGTTGACTACGCAAGAAGCGTGGACGGCGTGGACATCGCGGTGCTTCTCGAAGACATGAAAAACGGCGTCAAGGGAAGCCTCCGCGCAAAAACGCCCGAATACAAAGTCAACGAAATCGCCGCACATTTCGGCGGCGGCGGACACCTTGCGGCGGCGGGCTTCACCGCCGAGGGCGAAACAATCAACACGTTCTATCCGAAGCTCTTGAATCTAATAGAGGCTTCGCTTCAAAACGCAGACAGGTCAAAATAA
- the truB gene encoding tRNA pseudouridine(55) synthase TruB: MEKAGSEYEGILLIDKDAGCTSHDVVNKVRRILKIRSVGHAGTLDPLATGLLVILVGRATKVSQYLMSLDKVYDGEMKLGVETNSQDSEGEVVSELPVPESVNEAYMREQMASFLGDQYQTPPMFSAKKLNGIPLYKLARQGQEVQREPRFINISKFELLEWNKPAAKFRLACSKGTYVRTVCHDLGKKIGCGAHMTQLRRISSDKFNVENAITVEKLSQLSPSAIKKILIPVASAVPSFAL, translated from the coding sequence ATGGAAAAAGCGGGTTCTGAATACGAGGGCATTCTCCTCATCGACAAAGACGCGGGCTGCACGTCGCACGACGTCGTGAACAAAGTGCGGCGCATACTCAAAATCAGAAGCGTGGGTCATGCGGGCACGCTCGACCCCCTCGCGACGGGGCTGCTCGTAATCCTCGTGGGACGCGCGACGAAAGTTTCGCAGTACCTAATGAGCCTCGACAAAGTCTACGACGGCGAAATGAAGCTCGGCGTCGAAACGAACTCGCAGGACTCGGAGGGCGAAGTTGTCTCCGAACTCCCCGTGCCCGAATCCGTCAACGAAGCGTACATGCGCGAGCAAATGGCGTCGTTCCTCGGAGACCAGTACCAGACGCCCCCGATGTTCTCGGCAAAAAAACTCAACGGAATCCCGCTCTACAAACTCGCCCGACAGGGGCAGGAGGTTCAGCGCGAACCGCGCTTTATCAACATTTCGAAATTCGAGCTGCTCGAATGGAACAAGCCCGCGGCGAAGTTCAGGCTCGCGTGCAGCAAGGGCACATATGTGAGAACCGTCTGCCACGACCTCGGCAAGAAAATCGGCTGCGGGGCGCACATGACGCAACTGCGCAGAATTTCGAGCGACAAATTCAACGTCGAAAACGCAATCACCGTAGAAAAGCTTTCGCAACTAAGCCCCTCGGCGATAAAGAAAATCCTAATACCCGTGGCGTCGGCAGTGCCGAGCTTCGCGCTCTGA
- the ribF gene encoding riboflavin biosynthesis protein RibF → MNAVLLDDIGNYPHPCVLAIGMFDGLHGGHMRVVEAARKMAEECGAKLGILTFSPHPSKVVDMGRPPVRMLFPSGVRAEMFAEAGADAVFVKNFDKPFAERTCADFGSFLKSKFPRLRGIATGENFRYGHGAKGDAKTLAETAKANGWKYAAVKSEHLPDRRRKSSSLMRDALESGNLELFGEIAGRPYSARGTVAGGKKLGRAIGFPTLNIKWNPDCKPPFGVYAAEVRANGASYKGVANYGLNPTVDDIPEPVLETNLFENVDFGAGTKISVDFLKFLRPEMKFPSLDELKSQIAKDRAAAAEYFGLPPDTK, encoded by the coding sequence ATGAACGCCGTTCTGCTCGACGACATCGGCAACTACCCGCACCCATGCGTGCTGGCAATCGGCATGTTCGACGGCCTTCACGGCGGACACATGCGCGTGGTCGAAGCCGCGCGTAAAATGGCGGAGGAATGCGGCGCAAAACTCGGAATCCTCACGTTTTCGCCCCACCCGTCGAAAGTCGTCGATATGGGACGCCCGCCCGTCCGCATGCTCTTTCCGAGCGGCGTACGCGCGGAAATGTTCGCCGAGGCTGGCGCGGACGCGGTCTTCGTAAAAAACTTCGACAAGCCTTTCGCCGAACGCACTTGCGCGGATTTCGGAAGCTTCCTCAAATCGAAATTCCCCCGGCTTAGGGGAATCGCCACGGGCGAAAACTTCCGCTACGGGCACGGCGCAAAAGGCGACGCAAAAACGCTCGCCGAAACCGCAAAGGCAAACGGCTGGAAATACGCCGCAGTCAAAAGCGAGCACCTGCCCGACAGGCGCAGAAAAAGCTCTTCGCTCATGCGCGACGCGCTCGAAAGCGGAAATCTCGAACTGTTCGGGGAAATCGCGGGGCGGCCGTACTCGGCGCGGGGAACAGTCGCGGGCGGGAAAAAATTGGGGCGCGCAATAGGCTTCCCCACTCTCAATATCAAATGGAATCCCGACTGCAAGCCGCCGTTCGGGGTCTATGCGGCGGAAGTGCGCGCAAACGGCGCAAGCTACAAGGGCGTCGCAAACTACGGGCTGAATCCGACGGTCGACGACATTCCAGAACCCGTGCTCGAAACAAACCTCTTCGAAAACGTCGATTTCGGCGCGGGCACGAAAATCTCGGTCGACTTCCTTAAATTCCTGCGCCCCGAAATGAAGTTTCCATCGCTCGACGAACTGAAATCGCAAATAGCAAAAGACAGGGCGGCGGCGGCGGAATACTTCGGCTTGCCTCCGGACACAAAATAA
- the rbfA gene encoding 30S ribosome-binding factor RbfA: protein MGQRKIRVGELILQELSALLHSRWRSESVSITLTEADVSPDLRNAKIYYSALGNRENIARAGKFLASIKKELRQMLSKKVVLKYSPDLQFIFDASGERALKILAAIDEIDAGQKTEGEAEKPE, encoded by the coding sequence ATGGGACAGCGCAAAATCAGAGTCGGCGAATTGATACTCCAAGAGCTTAGCGCGCTGCTGCACAGTCGCTGGCGTTCGGAGTCGGTGTCAATCACGCTGACGGAGGCGGACGTCTCGCCCGATCTAAGAAACGCGAAAATCTACTATTCCGCGCTCGGAAACCGCGAAAACATCGCGCGGGCGGGCAAGTTTTTGGCGTCGATAAAAAAGGAACTGCGACAAATGCTCTCCAAGAAAGTGGTGCTGAAATACTCGCCCGACCTACAATTCATTTTCGACGCGTCGGGCGAACGCGCGCTTAAAATACTCGCGGCAATCGACGAAATCGACGCCGGACAAAAGACCGAAGGGGAAGCGGAAAAGCCCGAATGA
- a CDS encoding thymidine phosphorylase codes for MATKRTTGKAPLKPSYAYLIEKKRDGHEFTEDEVRNIVDSILDDEMPDFQMAALIMAIFFKDMAAQETAVFADEMILTGETIELSDISRPKVAKYSTGGVGDKTSLILSAIGAACGVVVPGMSSADEDFVITVHNKLSSIPGLKTKLPLDAFHKQLATVGCAICEHDDSIAPVDAKIFKMRHDTATIPSLPLITASVLSKKFAVGSDGLVVDVKWGNGSFLRDIEQAKQLARTITRVARVMKHRCVALVTDMNQPLGNCVGMGLEVMEALEFLRGGGSEDMKDLVLKLGMEILRLAGVAGSTLSAKQSVERVIEDGSAYKKLLEMVKAQGGSASWLEDPTKYPMPKHTRKLPAPKRGYVHNINAGQIARGVQILSTMKNGKTDPYVGVTEIKKVGTQVKQGEPLLVIHYNDETNLDAAMDYFRNAYRLAPRRPTPPPIVVERVA; via the coding sequence AACCCTCCTACGCGTATCTTATAGAGAAAAAGCGCGACGGGCACGAATTTACGGAAGACGAAGTTCGCAATATCGTAGACTCGATTCTCGACGACGAAATGCCCGACTTCCAAATGGCGGCGCTCATCATGGCGATTTTCTTCAAGGACATGGCGGCGCAGGAAACCGCCGTCTTTGCCGACGAAATGATTCTCACCGGCGAAACGATTGAACTTTCCGACATCTCGCGCCCGAAAGTCGCAAAATACTCGACGGGCGGCGTGGGCGACAAAACCTCGCTGATTCTCTCGGCAATCGGCGCGGCGTGCGGCGTGGTTGTCCCCGGAATGTCGAGCGCGGACGAAGACTTCGTAATCACAGTCCACAACAAACTTTCGTCCATTCCAGGCCTTAAAACAAAACTGCCGCTCGACGCGTTCCATAAACAGCTCGCAACAGTGGGCTGCGCAATCTGCGAACATGACGACTCTATCGCGCCGGTAGACGCAAAAATCTTCAAAATGCGCCACGACACCGCGACTATCCCCAGCTTGCCGCTTATCACCGCAAGCGTGCTCAGCAAAAAATTCGCGGTAGGCTCCGACGGTCTCGTGGTCGATGTAAAGTGGGGCAACGGCTCTTTCCTGCGCGACATCGAGCAGGCAAAACAGCTCGCCCGCACAATCACGCGCGTAGCCCGCGTAATGAAACACAGGTGCGTAGCCCTCGTAACCGACATGAACCAGCCGCTCGGCAACTGCGTCGGAATGGGCTTGGAAGTCATGGAGGCTCTCGAATTTTTGCGCGGCGGCGGCTCGGAAGACATGAAGGATTTGGTTCTCAAATTGGGAATGGAAATCCTGAGACTTGCGGGCGTTGCCGGCTCTACGCTTTCGGCGAAACAGTCGGTCGAACGCGTCATCGAAGACGGCTCTGCATATAAGAAACTGCTCGAAATGGTTAAGGCGCAGGGCGGCTCGGCGTCGTGGCTCGAAGACCCGACAAAATACCCCATGCCCAAACACACGCGCAAACTTCCCGCTCCGAAGCGCGGATATGTCCACAATATCAACGCGGGGCAAATAGCGCGCGGCGTGCAAATTCTTTCGACAATGAAAAACGGCAAGACCGACCCTTACGTCGGCGTAACCGAAATCAAGAAAGTTGGCACACAGGTGAAACAGGGCGAACCCCTGCTCGTCATTCATTACAACGACGAAACGAACCTCGACGCGGCGATGGACTATTTCAGAAACGCATACAGACTTGCGCCGCGCCGACCCACCCCGCCTCCGATTGTGGTCGAACGCGTCGCATAA
- the infB gene encoding translation initiation factor IF-2 produces MSIRIHALAKELNIPSKELIDFINQRKDKYGLEIKTSSNAIAPLYAEEIANDYKATATAANAKPEAAADAAPAPEKAEEPKKVVKTAAEVEAEKKAEEAAKKEEANPAPKAEEQKAATPPPPPPAPAVKTPPTVSKPPVMTPPPAPVRKPAPVVPPPFVSRPKISMPSVPPSTPRQEQNRQPEVVIRSEPKQPPRVQMPSRPASSAHAVPPINRAPAPVVPPVPSRSPAPLVPPMARRAPAPAVPPTAPKDAAAPAADGAKRKTIMVKPPIIVRDFAKSIDVKPFRLISELMDMGIFASMNQAIEEPVAIRIALNHGFDLDIKHRGEQQQQQLAAAAAKREMAKRIEDDIKNYVPRPPIVCILGHVDHGKTTLLDTIRNTNVVAGEAGGITQHTAAYQVDCGGKKITFLDTPGHAAFSKMRERGANVTDIAILVVAADDGFMPQTDEALNFAQKAGVPIVVAINKMDAKGANIDRVKQQMQKRGITSEDWGGEVLCTPISALKNTNIDKLLELVLLQAEMMDLKANPKATVEGVVIESQLEAGRGATSTVIVRAGTMKPGDVLVCGENWCKVRALLDDRGKKMNNATPATPAVVMGWTGAPEAGESFKRVENDRTARKMTEEAILERKKAEAAEVAPKPTSLEELMAAIENKDQKIFRCVVKSDVSGTVEALVACLEDIKSDKVKLEVISSGVGQISKTDVDFAATANASIVAFNVKMENGVSGYAKHKGVDFITHNIIYELINMVRDAMKNLLEPELRENKLGAAEVRALFNVSKGGKVAGCMVTEGLVKRDKFARVFRKGREISKGKIFDIKRFKDDVSEVRAGYECGISLNNFDEFETGDVIECFEILEIRPDL; encoded by the coding sequence ATGAGCATCAGAATACACGCCTTAGCCAAGGAACTAAACATACCGAGCAAAGAGCTGATTGATTTCATCAACCAGCGCAAAGACAAATACGGCTTGGAGATTAAAACGTCGTCCAACGCAATCGCGCCCCTGTATGCCGAAGAAATAGCCAACGACTACAAAGCAACCGCGACGGCGGCAAACGCAAAGCCCGAAGCCGCCGCAGACGCCGCTCCCGCGCCCGAAAAGGCGGAAGAACCTAAAAAGGTCGTAAAGACTGCGGCGGAAGTCGAAGCCGAAAAGAAGGCGGAGGAAGCCGCAAAAAAGGAGGAGGCCAACCCCGCCCCCAAAGCGGAGGAACAAAAAGCGGCAACACCGCCGCCCCCTCCCCCAGCTCCCGCGGTGAAAACGCCCCCGACGGTCTCGAAACCGCCCGTCATGACGCCCCCGCCCGCGCCCGTGCGCAAACCCGCGCCGGTAGTTCCGCCGCCCTTTGTGTCGCGCCCGAAAATTTCAATGCCCTCCGTACCGCCGAGCACTCCGAGGCAGGAGCAGAACAGGCAGCCCGAAGTGGTCATCAGGAGCGAACCGAAACAGCCGCCGCGCGTGCAAATGCCCTCGCGCCCCGCGTCTTCCGCTCACGCTGTGCCGCCGATTAACCGCGCTCCCGCGCCGGTCGTTCCGCCCGTGCCGTCGCGCAGCCCCGCGCCGCTCGTGCCGCCTATGGCGCGCCGCGCCCCCGCGCCCGCTGTGCCGCCGACCGCGCCGAAAGACGCCGCCGCTCCCGCAGCCGACGGCGCAAAGCGCAAGACAATCATGGTAAAGCCGCCCATCATTGTGCGCGACTTCGCAAAATCCATAGACGTAAAGCCTTTCCGCCTCATTTCGGAACTCATGGACATGGGCATCTTCGCCTCGATGAATCAGGCGATTGAAGAGCCTGTCGCAATCAGAATCGCGCTCAACCACGGCTTCGACCTCGACATCAAGCACAGGGGCGAACAACAGCAGCAGCAGCTTGCCGCCGCCGCCGCAAAGCGCGAAATGGCAAAGCGCATAGAAGACGACATCAAAAACTACGTCCCGCGCCCGCCCATCGTCTGCATACTCGGACACGTCGACCACGGCAAAACCACGCTGCTCGACACAATCAGAAACACGAACGTCGTCGCGGGCGAAGCGGGCGGAATCACCCAGCACACCGCCGCCTATCAGGTGGACTGCGGCGGCAAGAAAATCACTTTCCTCGACACCCCAGGACACGCGGCGTTCTCTAAAATGCGCGAACGCGGCGCGAATGTGACCGACATCGCCATTCTTGTCGTCGCCGCAGACGACGGCTTCATGCCGCAGACCGACGAAGCCCTTAACTTCGCCCAAAAGGCGGGCGTGCCGATTGTTGTTGCGATCAACAAAATGGACGCAAAGGGCGCGAATATCGACCGCGTAAAACAGCAAATGCAAAAGCGCGGAATCACCTCGGAAGACTGGGGCGGCGAAGTGCTCTGCACGCCGATTTCCGCGCTCAAAAACACGAACATCGACAAACTGCTCGAACTCGTGCTTCTGCAAGCCGAAATGATGGACTTGAAGGCAAACCCGAAGGCGACGGTAGAAGGCGTTGTAATTGAAAGCCAGCTCGAAGCCGGCCGCGGCGCAACATCGACTGTCATCGTCCGCGCGGGAACAATGAAGCCCGGCGACGTGCTCGTCTGCGGCGAAAACTGGTGCAAAGTGCGCGCATTGCTCGACGACAGGGGCAAAAAGATGAACAACGCAACCCCCGCAACCCCTGCGGTCGTAATGGGCTGGACGGGCGCGCCCGAAGCGGGCGAATCTTTCAAGCGCGTCGAAAACGACAGAACCGCGCGAAAGATGACCGAAGAGGCAATCCTCGAACGCAAAAAGGCGGAGGCGGCGGAAGTCGCCCCCAAGCCCACAAGCCTCGAAGAGCTGATGGCGGCAATCGAAAACAAAGACCAAAAGATTTTCAGGTGCGTCGTAAAGAGCGACGTTTCGGGCACGGTGGAAGCGCTCGTCGCCTGCTTGGAGGACATCAAGAGCGACAAGGTAAAGCTCGAAGTAATTTCAAGCGGCGTCGGGCAAATCTCGAAAACCGACGTCGATTTCGCGGCAACCGCAAACGCGTCTATCGTGGCGTTCAACGTCAAGATGGAAAACGGCGTTTCGGGCTACGCAAAGCACAAGGGCGTTGATTTCATCACGCACAACATCATCTACGAACTCATCAACATGGTTCGCGACGCGATGAAAAACCTCCTCGAACCCGAACTGCGCGAAAACAAACTCGGCGCGGCGGAAGTGCGCGCACTCTTCAACGTCTCGAAAGGCGGAAAGGTCGCGGGCTGCATGGTCACCGAAGGGCTTGTCAAGCGCGACAAGTTCGCGAGGGTGTTCCGCAAGGGCAGGGAAATTTCGAAGGGCAAGATATTCGACATCAAACGCTTCAAGGACGACGTTTCGGAAGTCCGCGCGGGCTACGAATGCGGCATCTCGCTCAACAACTTCGACGAATTCGAAACGGGCGACGTTATCGAATGCTTCGAAATCCTCGAAATCAGACCCGACCTCTAA
- the nusA gene encoding transcription termination factor NusA yields MSNSSEILAILEYMEKEKQISRQDMIESIAAAIKNAASKSAHAGYDLKIDINPKSGALKSWALLTVSDSVADPATQIHIDKAKLIKPDAQIGDVIEREIDLSNLGRIAAKNVYQSIIQKVRQFEKERIFDDYKDVVGDIVSGTVRRREKGAFVVDLGKAEAIMPKRECVPGEDYGAGERIRCLLLEIDNSPRGPEIILSRASYKFVRRLFDLEVSEIADGSVKIEAMAREPGYRTKIAVSSADPRIDPVGACVGAGGSRVKSIVRELNGEKIDVIKYSPDPITLLEECIKPAVAKNVKVDNFNKIISFEVSEADLSVVIGKRGSNAKLTSRLLGWKLDVVKEAAEVAGFDEKIVQAAESLAKALPTLSFEELCMLVDRGFTTLEAFEGAEAHDLVNVGFDEAEAAKIIEAVRQHQAQ; encoded by the coding sequence ATGAGCAACAGCAGCGAAATTTTGGCAATTCTCGAATACATGGAAAAAGAGAAGCAGATAAGCCGTCAGGACATGATTGAATCAATCGCGGCGGCAATCAAAAATGCTGCCTCCAAGAGCGCGCATGCGGGATACGACCTTAAAATCGACATCAACCCCAAGTCGGGCGCGCTGAAATCGTGGGCGCTGCTTACGGTAAGCGACAGCGTCGCAGACCCCGCAACGCAAATCCACATCGACAAGGCGAAACTCATCAAGCCCGACGCCCAAATCGGCGACGTCATCGAACGCGAAATAGACCTTTCCAACCTCGGACGCATCGCGGCAAAGAACGTATACCAGAGCATAATCCAGAAAGTCCGCCAGTTCGAAAAGGAGAGAATTTTCGACGACTATAAAGACGTTGTGGGCGACATCGTATCGGGCACAGTCCGCCGCCGCGAAAAGGGCGCGTTTGTAGTGGACCTCGGCAAGGCCGAGGCTATCATGCCCAAGCGCGAATGCGTCCCCGGCGAAGACTACGGCGCGGGCGAAAGAATCCGCTGCCTGCTTCTGGAAATAGACAACTCGCCGCGCGGCCCGGAAATTATCCTCAGCCGCGCAAGCTACAAATTCGTGCGCAGACTTTTCGACTTGGAAGTCTCGGAAATCGCCGACGGCTCGGTCAAGATTGAGGCAATGGCGCGCGAACCCGGCTACCGCACGAAGATTGCCGTAAGCTCCGCAGACCCCCGCATCGACCCCGTGGGCGCGTGCGTCGGCGCGGGCGGCTCGCGCGTGAAGAGCATTGTCAGAGAGCTTAACGGCGAGAAAATCGACGTCATCAAATACTCGCCCGACCCGATTACACTCTTGGAAGAGTGCATTAAACCCGCAGTCGCAAAGAACGTAAAGGTGGACAATTTCAACAAAATCATTTCGTTCGAAGTGTCCGAAGCCGACCTCTCGGTGGTAATCGGGAAGCGCGGCTCGAACGCGAAACTCACGTCGCGCCTGTTGGGCTGGAAGCTCGACGTCGTAAAAGAGGCGGCGGAAGTTGCGGGATTCGACGAAAAGATTGTGCAGGCGGCGGAATCGCTCGCAAAGGCGTTGCCGACGCTCTCGTTCGAAGAGCTTTGCATGCTCGTAGACAGGGGCTTCACCACCCTCGAAGCTTTCGAAGGCGCGGAAGCGCACGACCTCGTGAATGTCGGCTTTGACGAAGCCGAAGCCGCAAAAATCATCGAAGCGGTAAGACAGCATCAGGCGCAATAG
- a CDS encoding Fic family protein, whose amino-acid sequence MKNIDAQGLENAKRLFESGEIDKCEIGTTKGLQQVHEQLFGGLYDFAGQIRTKNISKGTFRFVNALYLKEALAKIEQMSETSYEDIIAKYVEMNIAHPFMEGNGRSMRIWLDMMLKRALAKVVVWQRVDKEQYLQAMERSPINDLELRFLLQPNLTSKTANRQVIFKGLEQSYYYEGYKKPKE is encoded by the coding sequence ATGAAAAATATTGACGCGCAAGGTTTGGAGAACGCCAAAAGGCTATTCGAGTCGGGCGAAATTGATAAGTGCGAAATCGGCACTACAAAGGGCTTGCAACAAGTTCACGAGCAGCTTTTCGGCGGGCTTTACGACTTTGCGGGGCAAATCAGAACCAAAAATATTTCAAAGGGAACGTTCAGGTTCGTCAACGCGCTATATTTAAAAGAGGCTTTGGCGAAAATAGAGCAAATGTCCGAAACCTCCTACGAGGACATCATCGCGAAATACGTTGAAATGAATATCGCCCACCCTTTTATGGAGGGCAATGGACGTTCAATGCGCATCTGGCTTGATATGATGCTAAAACGCGCCCTTGCGAAAGTTGTCGTTTGGCAGCGCGTAGACAAAGAGCAATATTTGCAGGCAATGGAGCGCAGCCCGATAAACGACTTGGAATTGCGTTTTTTATTGCAGCCGAACTTGACGAGCAAAACCGCCAACCGCCAAGTAATCTTCAAAGGGCTTGAACAATCCTACTACTACGAGGGCTACAAAAAGCCGAAGGAATGA